In the Rhodobacteraceae bacterium M382 genome, one interval contains:
- a CDS encoding NADP-dependent isocitrate dehydrogenase, producing MAETFKSDILYTIVDEAPELASASFLPIIRAFASAAGVSVGTRDISLAGRIIAAFPEALRPEQRQNDDLAELGELVKTAEANVIKLPNISASVPQLVAAIEELQAQGYDIPAYPEEPSTDAERATRARYDALKGSAVNPVLREGNSDRRAARAVKNYAQANPHSMGTWSADSKTKVSSMPGSDFYANEKSATITAAQAGDARIEFVDADGAITVLKDGWTLEAGTVADATFMSARALASFLADAIEDTKSDGTMFSLHMKATMMKVSDPIIFGHAVRAWLAPVFDQYGDEMAALGVNPNSGLGDLLERVSGSEEHGADIMAAITAVTADRPAMYMVDSDKGITNLHVPSDVIIDASMPAVIRAGGKGWDANGTKGDTNCVIPDRCYATVYDETINFFKANGALDVTTAGSVANVGLMAQKAEEYGSHPTTFEAAADGTIRIVLANGDTLHSHAVEAGDIWRACTAKQAPIENWIQLALDRQRLTGSQAIFWLDANRAHDAELIKYVDPALQAAGVADKFQIMAPRDATRASLETITAGQDSIAITGNVLRDYLTDLFPILELGTSAKMLSIVKLMNGGGLFETGAGGSAPKHVQQLVEQNHLRWDSMGEFCALGESLNFLADSRGNAKAGVLGAAAEVATQGILDNNRSPSRKVGEPDNRDSHYWFARYWAEALTAQSDDAALAAHFAPIAQALATGEKTILAELATAQGPAADIGGYYKPSTMLKDKIMRPSKTLNDIINS from the coding sequence ATGGCAGAGACTTTCAAGTCCGACATATTGTATACCATCGTAGACGAAGCGCCCGAGCTGGCTTCGGCGTCGTTTTTGCCGATCATCCGCGCCTTTGCGTCGGCGGCCGGAGTGAGCGTCGGCACCCGTGATATTTCCCTGGCCGGGCGCATCATCGCGGCCTTTCCCGAGGCCCTGCGCCCCGAGCAGCGTCAGAATGACGACCTGGCCGAGCTGGGCGAACTGGTCAAGACGGCAGAAGCCAATGTGATCAAGCTGCCCAATATTTCGGCGTCGGTGCCTCAGCTGGTGGCCGCCATCGAAGAGCTGCAGGCCCAGGGGTATGACATCCCGGCCTATCCCGAAGAGCCCAGCACAGACGCCGAACGGGCGACCCGCGCACGCTATGACGCGCTCAAAGGGTCGGCCGTGAACCCGGTCCTGCGCGAAGGCAACAGCGACCGGCGCGCCGCCCGCGCGGTCAAGAATTACGCCCAGGCCAACCCGCATTCGATGGGCACCTGGTCCGCAGACAGCAAGACCAAAGTCAGCTCGATGCCGGGTAGCGATTTTTATGCAAACGAAAAATCCGCCACCATCACCGCCGCGCAGGCCGGTGACGCCCGGATCGAATTCGTCGATGCCGACGGTGCCATCACCGTGCTGAAGGACGGCTGGACGCTGGAAGCGGGCACTGTTGCCGATGCCACCTTTATGTCGGCGCGTGCGCTGGCGTCCTTTCTGGCCGATGCCATCGAAGACACCAAATCAGATGGCACCATGTTCTCGTTGCACATGAAGGCAACGATGATGAAGGTCAGCGACCCGATCATCTTTGGCCATGCCGTCCGCGCCTGGCTGGCACCGGTGTTCGACCAGTATGGCGACGAGATGGCCGCCCTGGGCGTGAACCCGAATTCGGGTCTGGGCGATCTACTGGAGCGGGTCAGCGGCAGCGAAGAACACGGGGCCGACATCATGGCGGCCATCACCGCCGTGACCGCGGACCGGCCAGCCATGTATATGGTCGACAGCGACAAGGGTATCACCAACCTGCATGTGCCCTCGGATGTGATCATTGACGCCTCGATGCCCGCGGTGATCCGCGCAGGTGGCAAGGGATGGGACGCAAATGGCACCAAGGGCGATACCAATTGCGTGATCCCCGACCGATGCTATGCCACGGTTTATGACGAAACGATTAACTTCTTCAAAGCCAATGGCGCTCTGGATGTGACCACGGCGGGGTCGGTGGCCAACGTCGGTCTGATGGCGCAGAAGGCCGAGGAATACGGATCGCACCCCACCACGTTTGAGGCCGCAGCCGATGGCACCATCCGCATCGTTCTGGCCAATGGCGACACCCTGCATTCCCACGCTGTGGAGGCGGGTGACATCTGGCGCGCCTGCACCGCGAAACAGGCCCCGATCGAAAACTGGATCCAGCTGGCGCTGGACCGTCAGCGCCTGACCGGGAGCCAGGCCATCTTTTGGCTGGACGCAAACCGCGCCCATGACGCCGAGCTGATCAAATATGTGGACCCCGCCCTGCAGGCTGCTGGTGTGGCCGACAAATTCCAGATCATGGCACCGCGCGACGCAACCCGGGCATCGCTGGAAACTATCACTGCCGGGCAGGACAGCATTGCCATCACCGGCAACGTGCTGCGGGACTATCTGACTGATCTGTTCCCGATCCTGGAACTGGGCACCAGCGCCAAGATGCTGTCCATCGTCAAGCTGATGAATGGCGGCGGGCTGTTTGAAACCGGCGCGGGGGGCTCGGCCCCCAAACACGTGCAGCAGCTGGTGGAACAGAACCACCTGCGTTGGGACAGCATGGGCGAATTCTGTGCGCTGGGGGAAAGCCTGAACTTTCTCGCCGACAGCCGCGGCAATGCCAAGGCCGGTGTGCTGGGGGCCGCCGCCGAAGTGGCGACCCAGGGCATTCTGGACAACAACCGCTCGCCCTCGCGCAAGGTCGGTGAACCCGACAACCGCGACAGCCACTATTGGTTCGCCCGCTACTGGGCCGAAGCGCTGACCGCCCAGAGCGACGACGCCGCGCTGGCCGCCCATTTCGCCCCCATCGCACAGGCCCTGGCAACCGGCGAAAAGACCATCCTCGCCGAACTCGCCACAGCCCAGGGGCCAGCCGCCGACATCGGCGGATACTACAAACCCTCAACCATGCTCAAAGACAAGATCATGAGACCAAGCAAAACACTGAATGACATCATCAACTCCTGA
- a CDS encoding ACT domain-containing protein: MGGETNLDVLVGSMSARLDKGLYVFATVPDRGVPDGVHPRMIFHEAEGVTLILLQEEAEAAGLTWEFPSRMITLGVHSSLEAVGFLARITTALAGQGMGVNPVSGFYHDHLFVPDGREQDAMAVLADMAKRSA; encoded by the coding sequence ATGGGTGGTGAGACAAATTTGGATGTTCTTGTTGGATCTATGTCGGCCAGGCTTGATAAGGGATTGTATGTGTTTGCGACAGTGCCTGACCGGGGTGTGCCGGATGGGGTGCACCCCAGGATGATCTTTCATGAGGCCGAAGGCGTGACGCTCATCTTGTTGCAAGAGGAGGCCGAGGCGGCAGGACTGACCTGGGAGTTCCCAAGTCGCATGATTACTTTGGGTGTGCATTCATCGTTGGAAGCCGTGGGTTTTCTGGCGCGGATCACCACGGCGTTGGCCGGGCAGGGCATGGGGGTCAACCCTGTGTCGGGGTTCTATCATGACCACTTGTTCGTGCCGGACGGGCGAGAACAGGACGCGATGGCAGTGCTGGCAGACATGGCCAAAAGGTCTGCGTGA
- a CDS encoding RNA-binding transcriptional accessory protein — MDTPARIARTIATEISARPDQVGAAVKLLDEGATVPFVARYRKEVTGGLDDTQLRTLSDRLSYLRELEARRDTILKSIKDQDKLTDDLAKAIVAADTKAQLEDIYLPYKPKRRTKAMIARENGLEPLAQAILADRNADPEHVAQGFLSETVATTKDALNGARDIITEGLAENANLLGELRGFLQREARLTAKVIEGQEQAGAKFSDYFEHSELWANVPSHRALAMLRAQKEGVVTLDIGPDPEDGADRAETIVAAHLQTRGTGPGDLWLRKVAGWTWRVKLSLSMMVELMADLRARAQEEAIQVFARNLKDLLFAAPAGPRATLGLDPGIRTGVKAAVVDATGKLLATETLYPFQPKNDLRGAQATIYKLIADHKIELIAIGNGTASRETERMVADTIKMLPKSVKAPTKVVVSEAGASVYSASELAAREFPDLDVSLRGAVSIARRLQDPLAELVKIEPKSIGVGQYQHDVDQHRLSKMLEAVIEDVVNAVGVDLNMASAPLLAHVSGLGPGLAEAVVAHRDTNGAFASRRELLKVARLGPRAYEQCAGFLRIRDGKEPLDASSVHPEAYKVAREIVKACGRDIRQIMGDDTALNSLRAEQFVTDTFGLPTVRDIFAELEKPGRDPRPSFVTASFADGVETMADLKPGMVLEGTVTNVAAFGAFVDIGVHQDGLVHVSQLADRFVKDPHEVVKTGQVVKVTVTEVDVARKRIGLTMRKDGGASARDDRNARGQRTEQKRGDKGGRGSNAPGGKQPMKSSPKGGGQSTGALGAALQDAFKKR; from the coding sequence TTGGACACGCCTGCCCGTATTGCCCGCACTATCGCAACTGAAATCAGCGCCCGCCCAGACCAGGTCGGTGCCGCGGTCAAGTTGTTGGACGAAGGTGCAACCGTTCCCTTTGTGGCCCGCTATCGCAAGGAAGTGACAGGAGGACTGGATGATACACAATTGCGAACATTGTCTGATCGATTGTCCTATCTGCGAGAGCTGGAAGCCCGCCGTGACACCATCCTGAAGTCGATCAAGGATCAGGACAAGCTGACGGATGATCTGGCCAAAGCCATCGTTGCTGCGGACACAAAGGCCCAGCTGGAAGACATATATCTACCATATAAGCCCAAGCGCCGGACCAAGGCGATGATCGCCCGCGAAAACGGGTTGGAGCCCTTGGCGCAAGCCATTCTGGCAGACCGCAACGCTGATCCCGAACACGTGGCACAGGGTTTTCTGAGCGAAACCGTTGCAACGACCAAGGATGCGCTGAACGGTGCCCGAGATATCATCACCGAAGGGTTGGCTGAAAATGCAAATCTGCTGGGTGAATTGCGCGGATTTTTGCAGCGCGAGGCACGGTTGACCGCCAAGGTCATCGAAGGTCAAGAGCAGGCAGGGGCCAAGTTCAGCGATTATTTCGAACACTCCGAACTCTGGGCCAATGTTCCATCCCATCGGGCGTTGGCAATGTTGCGCGCCCAGAAGGAAGGGGTCGTGACTTTGGACATCGGGCCCGATCCCGAAGATGGCGCGGACCGGGCCGAAACCATCGTCGCTGCGCACCTGCAGACACGTGGCACTGGCCCTGGCGATCTTTGGCTGCGTAAGGTTGCAGGTTGGACCTGGCGGGTAAAGCTTTCGCTGTCGATGATGGTCGAACTGATGGCCGATCTGCGTGCTCGTGCCCAGGAAGAGGCCATTCAGGTCTTTGCCCGCAATCTCAAGGATCTGCTGTTTGCAGCCCCTGCCGGACCGCGCGCGACATTGGGGTTGGACCCTGGCATCCGAACCGGGGTCAAAGCTGCGGTTGTTGATGCGACAGGCAAATTGCTGGCCACCGAGACCCTGTACCCATTCCAGCCCAAGAATGATCTGCGCGGCGCACAAGCCACAATCTACAAGCTGATTGCCGACCACAAGATCGAGTTGATTGCCATCGGCAACGGCACAGCCAGCCGGGAAACCGAACGAATGGTGGCTGATACGATCAAAATGCTGCCTAAATCGGTCAAGGCACCGACCAAGGTCGTCGTGTCCGAAGCAGGCGCGTCCGTCTATTCGGCCTCGGAATTGGCGGCACGGGAGTTTCCTGATCTGGATGTTTCGCTGCGCGGCGCTGTATCCATTGCCCGTCGCCTGCAAGATCCGCTGGCCGAATTGGTCAAGATCGAACCCAAATCAATCGGCGTCGGACAATATCAGCACGATGTGGATCAACACCGGTTGTCCAAAATGCTCGAAGCCGTGATCGAAGATGTAGTGAACGCAGTAGGGGTGGACCTGAACATGGCCTCCGCACCTCTTTTGGCCCATGTCTCGGGGCTGGGTCCCGGACTGGCCGAGGCGGTCGTCGCCCATCGTGACACCAACGGGGCTTTTGCCTCGCGACGCGAGTTGCTCAAGGTGGCGCGTCTTGGGCCTCGGGCCTATGAACAATGCGCGGGTTTCCTGCGGATCCGAGATGGCAAGGAGCCATTGGATGCTTCCTCGGTTCACCCGGAAGCCTACAAGGTTGCGCGCGAGATCGTAAAAGCATGTGGCCGCGATATTCGTCAGATCATGGGCGACGACACAGCGCTGAATTCACTGCGCGCCGAACAATTCGTGACTGATACCTTTGGGCTGCCGACGGTCCGCGACATTTTTGCCGAACTGGAGAAACCTGGCCGTGATCCCCGCCCCAGCTTTGTAACTGCATCCTTTGCGGATGGAGTCGAAACGATGGCTGACCTGAAACCCGGAATGGTGCTGGAAGGAACGGTAACCAATGTCGCGGCCTTTGGCGCATTTGTCGACATCGGGGTACACCAGGATGGATTGGTGCACGTCAGCCAGCTGGCCGACCGATTTGTCAAAGATCCCCATGAGGTGGTGAAGACAGGTCAGGTGGTCAAGGTCACCGTGACCGAAGTCGATGTGGCGCGCAAACGTATCGGGTTAACCATGCGCAAGGATGGCGGGGCTTCGGCCCGAGATGATCGAAATGCACGGGGCCAGCGCACGGAACAGAAACGTGGTGACAAGGGCGGCCGCGGCAGCAATGCTCCAGGCGGGAAACAACCCATGAAATCCAGTCCCAAGGGTGGTGGTCAATCGACCGGTGCCCTTGGGGCAGCCTTGCAAGACGCCTTTAAGAAGCGGTGA
- a CDS encoding LysR family transcriptional regulator: MAIKIEMLRCFSVVAQVGNLSEAAQRLGRTQSAVSMTLKQLEEHLDQRLFEGERKNRLTGLGQQVFELAQIQLRQFDDTIKTIETSAQAPRGLIRIASIPSVAGLVFPSAIETMARRHPQLMIELRDTDTQQVIDALFQGQADLGVVSGEHVLNGIQNLPLFDDEFGLICAPDHPLALQGDTPDLADVMAAGFVMNALCNQIETREFRAAFGECNVTVHNTLSLISMVHTRNWVTILPRSVAHLTPHDLRFRQIRGLHDRRQVHMLLRERSQFRELASELADLVIQFDWQKKV; the protein is encoded by the coding sequence ATGGCCATCAAAATCGAAATGCTGCGCTGTTTCAGCGTGGTTGCACAGGTGGGCAACCTGTCAGAAGCGGCCCAACGGCTGGGGCGCACACAGTCTGCGGTTTCGATGACGTTGAAGCAGCTCGAAGAGCATCTGGACCAGCGTTTGTTCGAAGGAGAACGCAAGAACAGGTTGACTGGCCTTGGTCAGCAGGTGTTCGAATTGGCTCAGATCCAGTTGCGCCAATTTGACGACACGATCAAGACCATAGAAACCTCGGCACAGGCCCCTCGGGGGCTGATCCGGATCGCGTCCATTCCGTCAGTGGCGGGGCTGGTGTTTCCGTCTGCGATCGAAACCATGGCGCGACGACATCCACAATTGATGATCGAACTGCGTGATACGGATACGCAGCAGGTCATCGATGCCCTGTTCCAGGGGCAGGCGGATCTGGGGGTGGTGTCTGGCGAACACGTCCTGAACGGTATACAAAACTTGCCCTTGTTTGATGATGAGTTCGGTCTGATCTGTGCGCCGGATCATCCGTTGGCGTTGCAAGGGGACACACCGGATCTGGCTGACGTGATGGCCGCGGGGTTCGTCATGAATGCGCTCTGCAATCAGATCGAAACCCGTGAATTTCGGGCAGCCTTTGGTGAATGCAATGTGACGGTGCACAATACCTTGTCGCTAATTTCCATGGTGCACACGCGCAATTGGGTGACGATCTTGCCGCGGTCAGTCGCGCATCTGACGCCGCATGATCTCCGGTTCCGCCAGATCCGGGGGCTGCATGATCGTCGGCAAGTCCATATGCTGTTGCGTGAACGATCACAGTTCAGGGAACTCGCCAGCGAGTTGGCCGATCTGGTGATTCAATTCGATTGGCAAAAGAAGGTTTGA
- a CDS encoding aldehyde dehydrogenase family protein, whose amino-acid sequence MADTKLNLIAGEWLTGESEIENRNPSDLSDLVGLFAQASADQLDATLDQARIAQAEWGAYGMERKQAVLMNIGNELMARAEELGTLLSREEGKPFAEGKGEVYRAGQFFTYYAAECLRQLGENADSVRPGVEVDVRREAVGTVAIISPWNFPTATASWKIAPALCYGNAVVWKPANITPASAVALTEIINRQDIPKGLFSLVMGSGRSIGQRLVESPKVDAITFTGSVPVGKGIAAAAIQNLTKVQMEMGSKNALAVMDDADVDLAVTLALGGAFGSTGQKCTASSRLVVHAAVHDAFVEKLVAGAQAMKVGHALSDGIQMGPVVSQQQLSENLAYVDLGKSEGAELACGGQRLEMPHDGFYMSPGVFLNTNNTMRINREEMFAPLTSVIKVDSYEEALSVVNDTNFGLTSGIVTQSLARATHFRRNARTGVVTVNLPTAGTDYHVPFGGRGDSSYGPREQGKAAAEFYTTVKTAYISAGSPM is encoded by the coding sequence ATGGCTGATACGAAACTGAACCTGATCGCTGGCGAATGGCTGACAGGCGAAAGCGAAATCGAAAACCGCAACCCTTCGGATCTGAGCGATCTGGTCGGCCTCTTTGCCCAGGCCAGCGCCGATCAGCTGGATGCGACGCTGGATCAGGCACGGATTGCACAGGCCGAATGGGGCGCCTACGGCATGGAGCGCAAACAGGCCGTCCTGATGAACATCGGCAACGAACTGATGGCCCGCGCCGAAGAGTTGGGCACACTGCTCAGCCGCGAAGAGGGAAAACCTTTTGCCGAAGGCAAAGGGGAAGTTTACCGCGCCGGTCAGTTCTTTACCTATTACGCCGCCGAATGCCTGCGTCAGCTGGGTGAAAACGCAGATTCCGTGCGCCCCGGCGTCGAGGTGGACGTGCGTCGCGAAGCGGTTGGTACCGTCGCCATCATCAGCCCCTGGAACTTTCCCACCGCGACCGCATCATGGAAGATCGCGCCAGCGCTGTGTTATGGCAACGCTGTGGTATGGAAACCTGCGAACATCACCCCCGCGTCCGCTGTGGCCCTGACCGAAATCATCAACCGTCAGGACATCCCCAAGGGTCTGTTCTCGTTGGTCATGGGGTCGGGCCGCAGCATCGGCCAGCGCCTGGTCGAAAGCCCCAAGGTCGACGCCATCACCTTTACCGGCTCAGTTCCGGTCGGCAAAGGTATCGCTGCGGCTGCAATCCAGAACCTGACCAAGGTTCAGATGGAAATGGGGTCGAAAAACGCGCTGGCTGTCATGGATGATGCTGACGTTGATCTGGCCGTCACCCTGGCCCTGGGCGGTGCCTTTGGCAGCACTGGTCAGAAATGCACAGCCAGCTCGCGTTTGGTGGTTCATGCCGCCGTGCACGATGCGTTTGTGGAAAAGCTGGTCGCAGGCGCGCAGGCAATGAAAGTCGGCCACGCGCTGTCCGACGGCATCCAGATGGGCCCCGTCGTCAGCCAGCAGCAGCTGAGCGAAAACCTGGCCTATGTGGATCTGGGCAAATCCGAAGGTGCCGAACTGGCCTGTGGTGGGCAGCGCCTGGAAATGCCGCACGACGGATTTTACATGTCCCCCGGCGTATTCCTGAACACCAACAACACCATGCGCATCAACCGCGAAGAGATGTTTGCCCCGCTGACATCCGTCATCAAGGTCGACAGCTATGAAGAGGCGCTGAGCGTCGTCAATGACACCAACTTTGGCCTGACCTCGGGCATCGTGACCCAGTCTCTGGCCCGCGCCACACATTTCCGTCGCAACGCGCGAACCGGCGTTGTCACGGTCAACCTGCCCACCGCTGGCACCGACTATCACGTTCCCTTTGGCGGGCGCGGGGACAGCTCATACGGGCCACGCGAACAGGGCAAGGCTGCTGCTGAATTCTACACAACTGTGAAAACGGCCTACATCTCGGCAGGGAGCCCCATGTAA
- a CDS encoding dipeptidase, whose translation MRIDCLQYANWSEKIFRQMREGGVDAVHVTIAYHENFRETVLNFEQWNRWFEQYPDLIMKGRWASDIDKARATGRTAIFFGFQNPSPIEDDIGLVEIVHTLGARFMQLTYNNQSLLATGCYEAEDTGITRMGKQVIKEMNRVGLVVDMSHSADRSTIEAAEISERPIAITHANPHEWSPALRNKKDDVIRAVTENGGMMGFSVYPHHLKDKSDCTLSSFCEMIARTAEKYGASQLGIGTDLCQDQPDSIVEWMRVGRWSKVIDYGEGSASAPGFPPMPTWFEDNRHFGQIETGLRATGLSNDEVAGIMGGNWYRFFADNFGPRG comes from the coding sequence ATGCGTATCGATTGCTTGCAGTACGCCAATTGGTCGGAAAAGATCTTTCGCCAGATGCGCGAAGGCGGTGTGGACGCGGTCCATGTCACCATCGCTTATCACGAAAATTTCCGTGAAACCGTGTTGAATTTCGAACAGTGGAACCGCTGGTTCGAACAATACCCGGATCTGATCATGAAGGGACGGTGGGCAAGCGATATCGACAAAGCCAGAGCAACAGGCCGCACGGCCATCTTCTTTGGCTTTCAAAACCCCAGCCCGATCGAAGACGACATCGGGCTGGTGGAAATCGTGCACACATTGGGTGCGCGGTTCATGCAGCTGACCTATAACAACCAGTCTTTGCTGGCCACCGGCTGTTACGAAGCCGAAGACACCGGCATCACCCGGATGGGCAAACAGGTCATCAAGGAAATGAACCGAGTCGGTCTTGTAGTGGACATGAGCCATTCGGCGGACCGCTCGACCATCGAGGCCGCCGAGATTTCCGAACGCCCAATCGCGATCACCCATGCCAACCCGCATGAATGGTCCCCTGCTCTGCGCAACAAAAAGGATGATGTCATCCGCGCAGTGACGGAAAACGGCGGCATGATGGGCTTTTCGGTCTATCCTCATCACCTGAAAGATAAATCGGACTGCACGCTCAGCAGTTTCTGCGAGATGATCGCACGCACGGCCGAAAAATATGGGGCAAGCCAACTGGGGATTGGCACCGACCTCTGCCAGGACCAACCCGACAGCATCGTGGAATGGATGCGCGTCGGACGTTGGTCCAAGGTTATCGACTATGGCGAAGGATCCGCGTCGGCTCCGGGGTTTCCTCCGATGCCGACATGGTTCGAAGACAACCGCCACTTTGGACAGATCGAAACAGGACTACGCGCGACCGGCCTGAGCAACGATGAAGTTGCCGGGATCATGGGCGGGAACTGGTACAGGTTCTTTGCCGACAACTTTGGCCCCCGAGGGTAA
- a CDS encoding DUF3726 domain-containing protein yields MSFALNEVEATAKKATRGAAYTWGLAEEASKATRWLCAQGMDGCAALAGLLRKTDRATDMAPVSLDGNWHGASGRLCALIAGASLSDCAYRLPQGEIHMENVIAPQLLIPFAAAAARQLGQPVTIGWGDVEIATDGSRLDVADMPTTAIAEIVTVRLGGQIGQPVAQHSRATPDVNDWTYLNELAGRTYAPATEESRLKGAGAGLSDND; encoded by the coding sequence ATGAGTTTTGCATTGAACGAAGTCGAAGCCACCGCCAAAAAAGCGACACGCGGCGCGGCCTACACTTGGGGTTTGGCCGAAGAAGCTTCCAAAGCGACCCGTTGGCTGTGCGCGCAGGGCATGGATGGATGCGCGGCCTTGGCCGGTTTGCTACGCAAGACAGACCGTGCCACAGATATGGCTCCCGTATCGCTGGATGGAAATTGGCACGGGGCATCGGGCCGATTGTGCGCTCTGATTGCTGGGGCCAGCCTCTCGGATTGTGCCTATCGGCTGCCACAGGGCGAGATCCACATGGAAAACGTCATCGCGCCGCAGCTATTGATTCCGTTCGCCGCCGCGGCTGCCCGTCAATTGGGTCAGCCCGTCACCATTGGCTGGGGTGACGTTGAAATCGCGACAGATGGATCCAGGCTGGACGTGGCGGACATGCCAACCACCGCCATCGCCGAAATCGTCACCGTCCGTTTGGGCGGGCAGATAGGTCAGCCAGTCGCCCAGCACAGCCGCGCGACGCCGGACGTGAATGACTGGACCTATTTGAACGAACTAGCCGGGCGCACCTACGCCCCCGCAACCGAAGAATCCCGTCTCAAGGGGGCCGGTGCTGGCCTCTCCGATAACGACTGA
- a CDS encoding Ldh family oxidoreductase, whose protein sequence is MIETKTLTLAEIEDLSLRALMAAGTSEENARPLAAATAQTEADGVASHGLAYIPIYCEHVQCGKVDGQAKPVLTQPRPGVVKVDAATGFAHAAIDMGFETLIPLAREQGIAALAINNSYNCGVLGCHTYRLAQAGLLGMGFTNAPASIAPSGGSKPVVGTNPFSIAAPGADGQPALLIDQSASTIAKSEVMKHAREGKSIPVGWALDSEGNPTTDPNVGLKGSMAPSGGYKGVGIALLTEIMAAAMTGATLGIDASPFSGTAGGPPKTGQFFIAIDPGQTSQGDFAARMSALVAAIHEQDGAHLPGDGRQAKRRKSAEHGVAVNVATLERINAILL, encoded by the coding sequence ATGATTGAAACCAAAACACTGACTCTTGCCGAGATCGAAGACCTGTCCTTGCGCGCCCTCATGGCCGCTGGCACATCCGAAGAAAATGCCCGCCCGCTGGCCGCAGCAACTGCCCAGACCGAAGCGGACGGCGTTGCAAGCCACGGATTGGCCTATATTCCGATTTATTGCGAACATGTGCAGTGTGGCAAGGTTGATGGGCAGGCCAAACCGGTGCTGACCCAACCCCGCCCTGGTGTGGTCAAAGTCGATGCGGCCACAGGGTTCGCCCATGCGGCCATCGACATGGGTTTCGAAACCCTGATCCCGCTGGCCCGGGAACAGGGAATTGCCGCATTGGCGATCAACAACAGCTATAATTGTGGTGTTCTGGGCTGCCATACATACCGGCTGGCCCAGGCCGGACTGCTGGGCATGGGGTTCACCAATGCACCTGCGTCCATCGCGCCCTCGGGCGGGTCCAAACCCGTTGTCGGGACCAATCCGTTTTCCATCGCCGCCCCCGGAGCTGACGGGCAACCCGCCCTGTTGATCGACCAAAGTGCCAGCACCATCGCCAAATCCGAAGTGATGAAACACGCCCGCGAAGGCAAATCGATCCCGGTTGGTTGGGCATTGGATAGCGAGGGCAACCCCACCACGGACCCCAACGTTGGCCTCAAAGGGTCCATGGCCCCTTCGGGTGGATACAAAGGCGTGGGCATCGCCCTACTGACCGAAATCATGGCCGCCGCAATGACCGGCGCGACGCTGGGCATAGATGCGTCGCCGTTTTCCGGCACCGCAGGCGGTCCCCCAAAAACCGGACAATTCTTTATCGCCATTGACCCGGGCCAGACATCGCAGGGCGATTTCGCCGCGCGCATGTCAGCGCTGGTGGCAGCCATCCACGAACAGGATGGTGCCCATCTTCCTGGCGATGGACGTCAGGCCAAGCGGCGCAAGTCCGCTGAACACGGCGTTGCAGTCAACGTCGCAACTTTGGAGCGGATCAACGCGATTCTGCTCTGA